In the Methanomassiliicoccales archaeon genome, one interval contains:
- a CDS encoding DEAD/DEAH box helicase: MTTFTELQISKEIIRAMNDMGWETPTPVQIAAIPVGLKGGDMYAEAQTGTGKTGVYGTIIMDGIKPGMRAPSALVLVPTRELANQVYEEMTKLAKYTGHKSLPIYGGVGIEPQISRLRRGTDIVVATPGRTKDLIERNALNLSNVSIVVLDEADRMLDMGFARDLHFILSRVPKRRQSLLFSATMSQDIRRLAMRQMVNPQEILVSKDEPVLDLTKQYYLIATKDSKRDALYTVLDLENPKAIVFCQTKRRVDQVTKKLLAYNYRAGAIHGDVAQNRREKVIQSFKDGSIRVLVATDVAARGLDISSVDCVINFEAPNDPDTYVHRIGRTGRAGKEGTSISFFLPEEIRMIRDIERRTGKPIEKLDITIVPRPEPEFRNNNAVHSAPRGRAPARQPQWTNRSGPRTEGRSPRSSSGSRSN; the protein is encoded by the coding sequence GTGACAACTTTCACAGAATTACAGATCTCAAAGGAGATCATCAGAGCGATGAACGACATGGGCTGGGAAACACCCACACCCGTGCAGATTGCAGCAATACCAGTCGGCCTGAAGGGCGGCGACATGTACGCCGAGGCTCAGACCGGTACGGGAAAGACCGGCGTTTACGGGACCATAATAATGGACGGGATCAAGCCTGGGATGAGGGCTCCGTCCGCATTGGTGCTCGTTCCCACCAGGGAATTGGCCAATCAGGTATACGAGGAGATGACCAAGCTCGCCAAGTACACCGGCCACAAATCCCTCCCCATATACGGTGGAGTGGGCATCGAGCCTCAGATATCCCGGCTCAGAAGGGGCACGGACATCGTCGTGGCCACACCAGGCAGGACCAAGGACCTCATAGAGAGGAACGCCCTCAACCTTTCGAACGTATCGATCGTCGTACTGGACGAGGCGGACCGCATGCTCGACATGGGTTTCGCCCGGGACCTCCATTTCATATTATCAAGGGTGCCCAAGAGAAGGCAGTCGCTGCTGTTCTCCGCGACGATGTCTCAGGACATCAGGCGGCTGGCGATGCGTCAGATGGTCAACCCCCAGGAGATACTGGTCTCCAAGGACGAACCGGTCTTGGACCTGACCAAACAATATTACCTCATAGCCACCAAGGACAGCAAGCGCGACGCTCTCTACACCGTTCTGGACCTGGAGAATCCCAAGGCCATTGTGTTCTGTCAGACCAAGCGCAGGGTCGACCAGGTGACGAAGAAGCTGCTGGCCTACAACTACCGCGCGGGCGCCATACACGGGGACGTCGCCCAGAACCGCAGGGAGAAGGTCATCCAGAGCTTCAAGGACGGTTCCATCCGGGTCCTGGTGGCCACGGACGTTGCCGCACGCGGACTGGACATCAGCTCCGTGGATTGTGTCATCAACTTCGAGGCGCCGAACGATCCGGACACCTACGTACACCGTATCGGACGGACGGGAAGGGCGGGAAAGGAAGGCACTTCGATATCGTTCTTCCTGCCAGAGGAGATCCGCATGATCAGGGATATCGAGCGCAGGACCGGCAAGCCCATCGAGAAGTTGGACATAACTATCGTTCCTAGACCTGAACCGGAGTTCAGGAACAATAATGCGGTCCACAGCGCTCCGAGAGGAAGAGCGCCTGCGAGACAGCCTCAATGGACGAACAGATCAGGTCCGCGAACCGAAGGACGTTCACCGAGATCGAGCTCGGGATCG